One Elaeis guineensis isolate ETL-2024a chromosome 10, EG11, whole genome shotgun sequence genomic window carries:
- the LOC105059958 gene encoding LOW QUALITY PROTEIN: glucose-1-phosphate adenylyltransferase large subunit 4, chloroplastic/amyloplastic (The sequence of the model RefSeq protein was modified relative to this genomic sequence to represent the inferred CDS: inserted 2 bases in 2 codons) — protein MAGALHVPALALGSGGGDRRSLGFPRLRGRXSGSAGSSSFLGERICRPGRSLGNLRPGGLGRRDLGXPTATINSVIADVAKDFYYAQPLQAPRFERPLGDTKTVAIILGGGAGTRLFPLTRTRAKPAVPIGGCYRLIDVPMSNCINSGINKIYVLTQFNSQSLNRHLARAYDFGNGVNFGDGFVEVLAATQTPGEFGKRWFQGTADAVRQFIWLFEDARLRHIENILILSGDHLYRMDYMDFVQKHLNCGADISVSCVPMDDSRASDFGLMKIDKVGRIHKFLEKPMGESLRTMEVDTTVLGLLPEEAKKYKYIASMGIYVFKTDVLLKLLRWHYPTANDFGSEIIPMAAKDYDVQAYLFKGYWEDIGTIKSFFDANLALTDQPPKFHFHDPKKPIFTSPRFLPPTKIEKCRVVDSIISHGCFLTQCCVEHSIVGVRSRLEYGVELVDTMMMGADYYQTEAERAYFLAEGKVPVGVGENTKIRNCIIDKNARIGKNVIITNADNVEEADRPSEGFYIRSGITVVMKNSIIPDGAII, from the exons ATGGCGGGGGCGCTGCACGTGCCCGCATTGGCGCTCGGATCGGGCGGCGGCGATCGCCGGTCTCTTGGCTTCCCTCGGCTCCGGGGCA GCTCGGGATCCGCAGGGTCGTCGTCCTTCCTTGGTGAAAGGATTTGTCGCCCGGGAAGATCGCTCGGGAATCTCCGACCTGGCGGACTCGGAAGAAGGGATTTGG AGCCCACTGCCACCATCAACTCTGTTATTGCCGACGTTGCCAAAGAT TTCTATTACGCGCAGCCCCTTCAGGCGCCACGGTTCGAAAGGCCGCTGGGCGATACGAAAACTGTTGCGATCATACTAGGTGGAGGAGCTGGAACTCGACTTTTTCCTCTCACTCGAACGAGGGCGAAACCAGCT GTACCAATTGGAGGGTGTTACAGGCTTATTGATGTTCCAATGAGCAACTGCATCAATAGTgggataaataaaatatatgttctaactcaATTTAACTCTCAGTCCCTCAATCGCCATCTTGCTCGGGCTTATGATTTTGGTAATGGGGTAAATTTTGGTGACGGATTTGTGGAG GTACTAGCAGCAACCCAAACACCTGGGGAATTTGGAAAGAGATGGTTTCAGGGAACAGCAGATGCTGTTAGGCAATTCATATGGCTATTTGAG GATGCCAGACTCAGACATATAGAGAACATACTGATTTTGTCTGGTGATCATCTATATCGAATGGATTACATGGACTTTGTGCAG AAACACCTTAACTGTGGTGCAGATATATCTGTTTCTTGTGTCCCTATGGATGACAG TCGTGCTTCCGATTTTGGATTGATGAAGATTGACAAAGTAGGGCGCATCCACAAGTTTCTTGAAAAACCCATGGGTGAATCTCTAAGAACCATG gaagtggacacAACTGTCCTAGGATTGCTTCCTGAAGAGGCAAAGAAGTATAAATACATTGCATCAATGGGAATATATGTGTTCAAGACAGATGTTCTTCTGAAGCTTCTAAG ATGGCACTATCCTACTGCCAATGATTTTGGGTCGGAGATTATACCGATGGCTGCTAAAGACTACGACGTGCAG GCATATCTATTCAAAGGATACTGGGAGGATATTGGAACAATAAAATCATTCTTTGATGCAAATTTGGCTCTCACTGATCAG CCTCCCAAGTTTCATTTCCATGATCCTAAGAAGCCAATCTTTACATCACCACGGTTTTTACCACCAACCAAGATAGAAAAATGCAGG GTAGTGGACTCTATAATTTCACACGGATGCTTCTTGACACAATGCTGTGTCGAACATTCCATAGTTGGGGTACGCTCAAGATTAGAGTATGGGGTGGAGCTTGTG GATACCATGATGATGGGTGCAGACTATTATCAGACAGAAGCAGAGAGAGCATATTTCTTGGCTGAGGGGAAAGTTCCAGTTGGTGTTGGAGAGAACACTAAGATTAG GAACTGTATCATCGACAAAAATGCAAGGATCGGAAAGAATGTGATCATCACAAATGCAGAT AATGTGGAGGAAGCTGATAGACCATCAGAGGGTTTCTATATTCGTTCTGGAATCACTGTGGTGATGAAGAACTCCATTATCCCAGATGGTGCCATCATCTag
- the LOC105059735 gene encoding pollen-specific protein C13, with translation MALLVLASLCFISALIGVADAVPTPSFSVTGRVYCDTCRAGFVHEFTEYLGGAKVRLECRDYVSGQVSHSGEALTDKYGYYTITMSDDHQEEICEVVLLDSPRYDCKEIPADHRDRARVALTRNNGMSSEQRNVNAIGYLKDVPLPKCGPMLQRYALFTDDDINY, from the exons ATGGCTCTTTTAGTTTTAGCTTCTCTCTGTTTCATTTCAGCCCTCATCGGGGTGGCCGACGCCGTCCCAACTCCAAGCTTTTCCGTTACCGGTCGCGTTTACTGCGACACCTGCCGTGCTGGCTTCGTCCACGAATTTACCGAATACCTGGGAG GTGCCAAGGTTAGGCTCGAATGCAGGGACTACGTAAGCGGTCAAGTATCTCACTCGGGTGAGGCACTGACCGACAAATATGGATACTACACGATCACCATGTCGGACGATCACCAAGAAGAGATCTGCGAGGTGGTGCTACTGGACAGCCCGCGCTACGATTGCAAGGAGATTCCGGCCGACCACAGGGACCGTGCGCGTGTAGCCCTCACCCGCAACAATGGCATGTCCTCCGAGCAGCGAAATGTCAACGCTATCGGCTACCTCAAGGACGTCCCCCTTCCCAAGTGCGGGCCGATGCTCCAGCGCTACGCGCTCTTTACCGATGACGATATCAATTATTAG